One Nocardioidaceae bacterium SCSIO 66511 genomic window carries:
- a CDS encoding MFS transporter has protein sequence MTAPTTEHGGSSMFRQPKAVYAVAFACVISFMGIGLVDPILPALSSQLDASPSQVTLLFTSYLVVTAVAMLVTNWVSSRLGAKRTLIAGLAIIVTFSALAGFSQSIGGIIGFRAGWGLGNALFIATSLAVIVASAHGGFAGAIVLYEAALGLGIAAGPLLGGLLGDISWRGPFFGVSVLMGIALVATLILLPATPKPTHHTSISAPLKALRHRGLLKMSIAALLYNWGFFTMLGYAPFPMELSAIQLGFVFFGWGLLVAIFSVAGAPRLQARYGTGPSLYVALTLFAIDLAVIAIWPDTRAVLVTAVIIAGIFIGINNTLTTQAVMIVSPVERPVASAAYGFVRFIGGGLAPFAAGKLVEHFNLHVPFALGSLAVFCAVGVLLSAHTMLQHADKGLDEDGHPASEHDDPADVAGEVADEFGGASGAIDQSEQASSRR, from the coding sequence GTGACAGCGCCCACGACCGAACACGGCGGCAGCAGCATGTTCCGCCAGCCCAAGGCGGTGTACGCAGTCGCTTTCGCCTGCGTGATCTCCTTCATGGGCATCGGTCTCGTAGACCCGATCCTGCCCGCACTTTCGTCGCAGCTCGACGCCTCCCCCAGCCAGGTCACCCTGCTGTTCACCAGCTATCTGGTCGTCACAGCCGTCGCGATGCTCGTCACGAACTGGGTCTCCAGTCGACTCGGAGCCAAACGTACGCTCATCGCCGGCCTCGCGATCATCGTGACGTTCTCGGCACTGGCCGGCTTCTCCCAGTCGATCGGCGGCATCATCGGCTTCCGCGCCGGCTGGGGACTCGGCAACGCCCTCTTCATCGCCACCTCGCTCGCTGTCATCGTCGCTTCCGCGCATGGCGGTTTCGCCGGCGCGATCGTCTTGTACGAAGCGGCGCTCGGACTCGGCATCGCGGCCGGTCCGCTGTTGGGCGGGCTCCTCGGCGATATCAGCTGGCGCGGGCCGTTCTTCGGCGTCTCCGTGCTGATGGGTATCGCGCTCGTCGCCACGTTGATCCTGCTGCCCGCGACACCCAAACCAACACACCACACCTCGATATCCGCACCACTCAAGGCACTTCGGCATCGCGGGTTGCTGAAGATGAGCATTGCTGCCCTCCTGTACAACTGGGGCTTCTTCACCATGCTCGGGTATGCGCCGTTCCCGATGGAGCTGTCGGCAATTCAGCTCGGCTTCGTCTTCTTCGGGTGGGGTCTGCTGGTCGCGATCTTCTCCGTCGCAGGTGCCCCGCGCTTGCAGGCCCGATACGGCACCGGACCGTCGCTGTACGTAGCGCTCACGCTCTTCGCAATCGACCTCGCGGTCATAGCGATCTGGCCCGACACCCGGGCCGTACTGGTGACCGCCGTGATCATCGCGGGCATCTTCATCGGCATCAACAACACGCTCACCACCCAGGCCGTGATGATCGTGTCGCCGGTCGAGCGTCCGGTCGCATCGGCCGCGTACGGGTTCGTCCGGTTCATCGGCGGCGGCCTTGCGCCATTCGCCGCCGGCAAGCTCGTCGAACACTTCAACCTGCACGTGCCATTCGCGCTCGGCTCGCTTGCGGTGTTCTGCGCGGTGGGCGTACTCCTCAGCGCACACACGATGCTGCAGCACGCCGACAAGGGACTCGACGAAGACGGTCACCCGGCATCCGAGCACGACGACCCGGCCGACGTCGCCGGCGAGGTCGCCGATGAGTTCGGCGGTGCATCGGGCGCGATCGACCAGTCCGAGCAGGCATCCTCACGCCGCTGA
- the recD gene encoding exodeoxyribonuclease V subunit alpha translates to MTAGDLDLRYDAQRVPRATGLLAEFNRAGVLAAADVHVAEALGRLGGEDSAEVLLAAAMAVRSVRLGSACVDLSTVQDTTVVEDVAIAELAWPTTASWCDAVARSPLIASGGDDPVGVPLRLEGSALYLDRYWRDERLVAETIDATHVRTPPTVDEDRLGGAVARLFGEEGADRQRLAAVIAVRRWFSVIAGGPGTGKTTTVARLLALLADQPGPPPRIALAAPTGRAAARLFEAVTSVSEGFESGDRDRVSGVRAQTLHRLLGWKPGSRTRFRHDNTNPLPYDAVIVDEASMVSLTMMARLVDALRTDARLVLVGDPDQLASVEVGAVLGDLVRRDAVADTTPVDTSLVERDVADLDSSDRHAVLASGVVRLSHVYRFSGEIESLAEGVRAGDSDAVLALLDRGSQSVELVAEDSLGALRADVARAGGEVVGAARAGEPALAVDALGGHRLLCAHREGPYGVARWSLRVEEWLRDDIGGYGADGTWYVGRPLLVTANDYRLGLFNGDTGVVVDVDGAARAAFRRAGGLDVLPTNRLAEVQTMHAMSVHRSQGSQFDRVTLILPPSDSPILTRELLYTAVTRAKEHVRIVGTREALALAIERPIVRASGLRTR, encoded by the coding sequence GTGACGGCTGGCGATCTCGATCTCAGGTACGACGCGCAACGGGTGCCGCGGGCGACCGGGCTGCTCGCCGAGTTCAACCGCGCAGGAGTCTTGGCGGCGGCCGACGTGCATGTTGCGGAGGCACTCGGGCGGCTCGGTGGAGAGGATTCAGCCGAGGTTCTGTTGGCCGCGGCAATGGCCGTACGCTCGGTGCGACTCGGCTCTGCATGCGTCGACCTCTCGACGGTTCAGGACACGACGGTCGTCGAAGACGTCGCGATCGCCGAGCTTGCGTGGCCTACTACGGCGAGTTGGTGCGATGCGGTTGCACGCAGCCCGCTGATTGCTTCGGGCGGCGATGACCCAGTCGGTGTGCCGCTGCGTCTCGAGGGTTCTGCGCTCTACCTCGACCGCTATTGGCGAGATGAGCGTCTCGTCGCCGAAACAATCGATGCAACCCACGTCCGTACCCCGCCGACGGTCGACGAGGATCGCCTGGGCGGAGCAGTGGCCCGACTGTTCGGAGAGGAAGGCGCCGACCGGCAGCGACTCGCCGCCGTGATCGCGGTGCGTCGCTGGTTCAGCGTGATCGCTGGTGGGCCGGGCACAGGGAAGACGACGACTGTCGCGAGGCTCCTTGCGCTATTGGCCGATCAGCCTGGCCCACCGCCGCGTATCGCTCTTGCGGCGCCGACCGGCCGAGCCGCGGCGCGCCTGTTCGAGGCAGTGACCTCGGTATCGGAAGGCTTCGAGAGCGGCGATCGCGACCGGGTCAGCGGTGTACGCGCACAGACGTTGCATCGCCTTCTTGGTTGGAAACCCGGATCGCGTACCCGCTTCCGCCATGACAACACCAACCCGCTTCCGTACGATGCGGTGATCGTCGATGAAGCATCGATGGTCTCGCTGACGATGATGGCCCGGTTGGTCGACGCGTTGCGGACTGACGCCCGGTTGGTGCTGGTCGGGGATCCCGACCAGCTCGCATCGGTCGAGGTCGGCGCGGTGCTCGGTGACCTCGTCAGGCGAGACGCCGTCGCCGATACGACGCCGGTCGACACGTCGCTCGTAGAGCGAGATGTGGCCGACCTCGACTCGTCAGATCGTCATGCAGTGTTGGCCTCCGGGGTCGTACGCCTATCGCATGTGTATCGGTTCTCCGGCGAGATCGAGTCGCTCGCCGAGGGCGTACGCGCGGGCGACTCGGATGCGGTGCTCGCGCTATTGGACCGCGGATCGCAGAGCGTGGAGCTGGTTGCGGAGGACTCGCTCGGCGCCCTGCGTGCTGATGTCGCGCGTGCTGGGGGAGAGGTGGTCGGCGCCGCGCGCGCGGGTGAGCCAGCTCTGGCGGTCGACGCTCTCGGCGGCCATCGGCTGCTGTGCGCTCACCGCGAAGGCCCGTACGGTGTCGCGCGTTGGAGTCTGCGCGTCGAGGAGTGGCTGCGCGATGACATCGGCGGGTACGGCGCCGACGGGACTTGGTACGTCGGGCGTCCGCTGCTCGTGACGGCAAATGACTATCGGCTCGGCCTGTTCAATGGCGACACCGGAGTGGTCGTCGACGTCGACGGCGCAGCGCGCGCGGCGTTCCGCCGTGCGGGAGGGCTCGACGTACTCCCGACGAACCGGCTCGCCGAGGTGCAGACGATGCACGCGATGTCGGTACATCGCAGCCAGGGCAGCCAGTTCGACCGCGTCACGCTGATCCTGCCGCCGTCCGATTCGCCGATCCTCACCCGCGAACTGCTCTACACCGCCGTCACCCGGGCGAAGGAGCACGTACGCATCGTCGGCACCCGCGAGGCGCTGGCACTGGCGATCGAGCGGCCGATCGTACGGGCCAGCGGCCTTCGTACCCGTTGA
- a CDS encoding MarR family transcriptional regulator — MPQRTPVSAPLTEATEVLDSLLLAWRRITPDSSLSRTAASTLGALYRLGPMRLTALADREAVTQPAMTGLVRRLEAQSLVNRTPDPSDRRAVIIGLTLSGEALVGKRLQHYAGTIAQMVGTLEPDDLDRLVDALPALRRLADAAHVHTSHKEDPR, encoded by the coding sequence GTGCCACAACGTACGCCGGTCTCCGCCCCGCTGACAGAGGCGACCGAGGTGCTCGACTCGCTGTTGCTCGCCTGGCGTCGGATCACTCCCGACTCCAGCCTGAGCCGCACGGCGGCGTCGACTCTTGGAGCTCTCTACCGGCTCGGCCCGATGCGCCTCACCGCGCTCGCCGATCGCGAGGCGGTCACCCAGCCCGCCATGACCGGTCTCGTACGCCGCCTCGAAGCCCAGTCCCTCGTCAACCGCACGCCCGACCCGAGCGACCGTCGCGCAGTCATCATCGGCCTGACCCTGTCCGGCGAAGCGCTGGTCGGCAAGCGGCTGCAGCACTACGCCGGCACGATCGCGCAAATGGTCGGCACCCTCGAACCCGACGACCTCGACCGGCTCGTCGACGCGCTTCCAGCGCTACGGCGCCTCGCCGACGCGGCACACGTACACACCAGCCACAAGGAGGACCCTCGGTGA
- a CDS encoding type II toxin-antitoxin system VapC family toxin: MIVVDASALTEMLAFAGERGEAAARALGRDVEWCAPAHWSAEVFSAIRGLTLGGQLSDAAGRQAVARIPRLTIDGVGLEGLMGQMWALRPEISGYDSAYVALARLRCLTLVTADGRLARAAVRHCRVEALH; the protein is encoded by the coding sequence GTGATTGTCGTCGACGCGTCGGCGCTCACCGAGATGCTGGCGTTCGCCGGGGAGAGGGGTGAAGCCGCCGCCCGTGCGCTCGGGCGAGACGTCGAGTGGTGCGCCCCCGCGCACTGGTCGGCGGAGGTGTTCTCCGCGATCCGAGGGCTCACGCTCGGCGGCCAGCTCAGCGACGCTGCCGGGCGACAAGCCGTTGCTCGAATCCCGCGCCTGACCATCGATGGAGTCGGCCTCGAAGGGCTCATGGGGCAGATGTGGGCGTTGCGTCCGGAGATCAGCGGCTACGACTCTGCGTACGTTGCGCTCGCTCGCTTGCGTTGTCTGACCCTGGTCACGGCCGATGGGCGGTTGGCGCGAGCGGCCGTGCGCCATTGTCGGGTCGAGGCGCTGCATTGA
- a CDS encoding UvrD-helicase domain-containing protein: MTPTFDLYGELPTGTTVLEASAGTGKTHTIATLAVRYLAAGVPIDSMMMITFGRAATVELRERVRERITYAAHALALGDASDDLIAYLLDADADEVAERQRRLAAAVADFDAATIATTHGFCQQMLAGLGITADVDHDVRFAEDTSDVVSEVVDDLYVRAYGGPRSSAPAFPLAKAVAIAMNAVGDHNARLEPQDADRDSVADLCRRIAEASRTGVTERKRQRRLMDYDDLLVQLRDALTDDSTGADAQARIRARYSVVLVDEFQDTDPVQWEILESTFHGHRTLVLIGDPKQAIYAFRGADVITYLDATAAAEATSTLGTNWRSDAPLVSALGSIMSEVSLGDERIAVHEVDAAYEGSSIVGERATPMRLRTVTRNQLEVGSNGLIPVAAVRTHIAADVAQDIVALLASNTMIRDRDDAEHAVSPGDVAVLVQRNVDGQTIRDALRDVGVPAVVTGTSSVFLSDAATDWLSLLTALEQPHRPGLIRSAALTCFVGWTAEQLAVDESGVDRLAGTLRSWADTLAKRGVAALLETVSATTALAERLLAQANGERELADVRHIGQILHAEAGRAEMGVSALVGWLRTRIHEARGDVSEERSRRLESDANAVQIVTVHRAKGLEFPIVYAPFLWDRYVPKNPDPLRLHDADGRRVLDVGGPGGPGYAERRRAHADEDAGESLRLAYVALTRARSQVVAYWAPTSNTPTAPLHRMLFGTRGLDGSLPGSVSVPADAAVRTRLASLAERASGAIGVETVVGRGDLTWRPETAGAPVLAVREFDRAIDEAWARMSYSRLTAGMHEFDDGTTSEAADPGTVDEPPVDVSATAEDHGPISPMAGLPVGASFGTHVHSVLEQLDFTDPDARQAIIDLSADSGRAIGIEPDTLADAMLPSLATPLGPLASNARLIDVTRRDRLDELDFELPLAGGDRTTSDVHVGAIAGLLREHLPADDPLAAYARDLEVPQLSSRRLRGFLTGSIDLVLRVRSDDDTSRHLVVDYKTNWIGTDEHLTAWHYRPEALVEAMRAAHYPLQALLYSVALHRFLRWRQPAYDPDTHLGGVLYLFLRGMCGAETPVVDGVPCGVFSWRPPSALVVALSDLFDGGVAS, translated from the coding sequence GTGACACCGACGTTCGACCTCTACGGCGAGTTGCCGACCGGCACCACAGTCCTCGAAGCGAGTGCGGGTACGGGCAAGACCCATACGATCGCCACGCTTGCCGTGCGCTACCTGGCCGCAGGCGTGCCGATCGACTCGATGATGATGATCACCTTCGGTCGCGCGGCGACGGTCGAGCTTCGCGAGCGGGTACGCGAACGCATCACGTACGCGGCGCACGCGCTCGCACTGGGTGATGCGTCCGACGACCTCATCGCGTACCTCCTCGATGCCGACGCCGACGAGGTCGCCGAACGCCAGCGTCGCCTGGCCGCGGCCGTCGCCGACTTCGACGCCGCCACGATCGCAACGACACATGGATTCTGCCAACAGATGCTGGCAGGGCTGGGCATCACGGCCGATGTCGACCATGACGTCCGATTTGCAGAAGACACCTCGGACGTCGTCAGCGAGGTGGTCGACGATCTTTACGTGCGCGCGTACGGCGGCCCTCGCAGTTCCGCACCGGCATTCCCCCTCGCCAAGGCGGTCGCCATCGCGATGAACGCGGTCGGTGACCACAACGCCCGACTCGAACCGCAGGACGCCGACCGTGACTCTGTCGCCGACCTCTGCCGCCGCATCGCCGAGGCCTCACGCACCGGAGTCACCGAACGTAAACGGCAGCGCCGGTTGATGGATTACGACGATCTGCTCGTGCAGTTGCGCGATGCGCTCACCGACGACTCGACCGGCGCCGACGCACAGGCACGTATCCGCGCTCGCTACTCCGTTGTACTCGTCGACGAGTTCCAGGACACCGACCCGGTGCAATGGGAGATCCTCGAGAGCACCTTCCACGGCCATCGGACCTTGGTCCTCATCGGAGACCCGAAACAGGCGATCTACGCCTTCCGTGGCGCCGACGTCATCACGTACCTCGATGCGACGGCAGCGGCGGAGGCGACATCGACGCTCGGCACGAACTGGCGCAGCGACGCCCCACTCGTAAGCGCGCTGGGCAGCATCATGTCCGAGGTCAGTCTCGGGGATGAGCGGATCGCCGTGCACGAGGTCGACGCCGCGTACGAGGGCTCCAGCATCGTCGGTGAGCGCGCCACACCGATGCGCTTGCGTACGGTGACTCGCAACCAACTGGAAGTCGGGTCGAACGGCCTCATCCCGGTTGCCGCTGTGCGTACGCACATTGCTGCAGATGTTGCACAGGACATTGTCGCGCTGCTCGCTTCCAACACCATGATTCGAGACCGTGACGATGCCGAGCACGCGGTGAGCCCGGGCGACGTGGCGGTGCTCGTGCAGCGCAATGTCGACGGGCAGACGATTCGCGATGCGTTGCGGGACGTCGGCGTCCCCGCCGTGGTGACCGGTACGTCGAGCGTGTTCCTCTCCGATGCGGCGACCGACTGGCTCAGCCTGCTGACCGCGCTGGAGCAACCTCATCGTCCCGGGCTCATTCGATCGGCCGCGCTGACCTGCTTCGTCGGCTGGACGGCCGAGCAGCTAGCCGTCGATGAGTCCGGAGTCGACCGGCTCGCTGGCACCTTGCGGAGCTGGGCAGACACGCTTGCCAAGAGGGGAGTCGCCGCGCTGCTCGAAACAGTCAGCGCGACCACAGCGCTTGCCGAACGCCTGCTTGCACAGGCGAACGGCGAACGCGAGCTGGCAGACGTACGTCATATCGGGCAGATCCTGCACGCAGAGGCAGGTCGCGCAGAGATGGGCGTCAGCGCGCTCGTCGGATGGCTGCGGACGCGCATTCACGAAGCCCGCGGCGATGTCAGCGAGGAGCGCAGTCGGCGCCTCGAATCAGATGCGAACGCCGTCCAGATCGTCACCGTGCATCGCGCCAAGGGCTTGGAATTCCCGATCGTGTACGCGCCGTTCCTATGGGACCGCTACGTGCCGAAGAACCCAGACCCGTTGCGATTGCACGATGCCGACGGCCGGCGGGTGTTGGATGTCGGTGGCCCAGGCGGGCCCGGGTACGCCGAGCGGCGCCGTGCGCATGCCGACGAGGACGCCGGTGAGTCTCTGCGGCTCGCGTACGTCGCGCTGACGCGTGCACGGTCGCAGGTCGTTGCGTACTGGGCGCCGACCAGTAACACCCCGACCGCACCTCTGCACCGGATGCTGTTCGGCACCCGCGGGCTCGACGGTTCACTACCTGGCTCGGTGTCCGTACCAGCGGATGCGGCCGTACGAACCCGGCTCGCGTCGCTGGCCGAGCGAGCGAGCGGCGCGATCGGGGTCGAGACCGTGGTCGGCCGCGGTGATCTGACGTGGCGGCCGGAGACCGCGGGCGCCCCGGTGCTCGCAGTACGCGAGTTCGATCGTGCGATCGACGAGGCGTGGGCGCGCATGTCGTACTCGCGTCTGACGGCAGGTATGCACGAGTTCGACGACGGCACGACCAGCGAGGCTGCCGATCCCGGGACCGTCGACGAGCCGCCGGTCGACGTCAGCGCGACAGCTGAGGATCACGGACCGATCTCACCGATGGCCGGGCTTCCCGTCGGCGCGTCCTTCGGTACGCATGTGCACTCGGTGCTCGAACAGCTCGACTTCACCGACCCCGACGCAAGGCAGGCGATCATCGACCTGTCGGCGGACTCGGGGCGAGCCATTGGCATCGAACCCGACACCCTTGCCGATGCGATGCTTCCGTCGCTGGCGACGCCGCTGGGCCCGCTCGCATCGAACGCGCGTCTGATCGACGTCACCCGCCGCGACCGACTGGACGAGCTCGACTTCGAGCTGCCGCTTGCCGGTGGTGACCGGACGACATCCGATGTGCACGTTGGTGCGATCGCGGGCCTCCTGCGTGAGCATCTTCCCGCCGACGATCCACTCGCCGCGTACGCCCGAGACCTCGAGGTGCCGCAGCTGTCCTCGCGCCGACTGCGGGGCTTCCTGACCGGCAGCATCGACCTCGTGCTGCGCGTGCGCTCTGATGACGACACCTCACGCCATCTGGTGGTCGACTACAAGACCAACTGGATCGGCACCGATGAGCACCTGACTGCGTGGCACTACCGGCCGGAGGCACTCGTCGAGGCCATGCGGGCGGCGCACTACCCGTTACAGGCGCTGCTCTACTCCGTCGCATTGCACAGGTTCCTGCGCTGGCGCCAGCCTGCGTACGACCCCGATACCCATCTAGGGGGAGTGCTGTACCTGTTCCTGCGCGGCATGTGCGGTGCGGAGACACCCGTCGTCGACGGCGTGCCCTGCGGCGTCTTCTCGTGGCGCCCGCCCAGCGCCTTGGTGGTCGCCCTGTCGGACCTCTTCGACGGTGGTGTTGCCTCGTGA
- a CDS encoding NB-ARC domain-containing protein, translated as MPFALTLLDGVRWRGEPLVGERPRALIEALVEAGPTGLSTDALVDAVWADKPPANPTKALQVQVSRVRAATDQRLIERSPAGYRLGLARDEVDLLTHRDLSAAARAAYDDGQLDKALVAARRGLEIGPSDDLRLVVALAGSRSGDHAAALPVLEELFALDPTDDVLSCLLRSEAAVHGPAYALDRYERHRRELADRLGTDPGPAVQSVYRELLAADRPVRDGVQYDGNALVGRDTDVRALHTLIASARVVSIVGAGGLGKTRLAHVLGRDAEQPVVHFVELVGIAAPEDVVGEVGSVLGVRDSIVARKSLTPEQRADVRARIAQQLSVAPSLLILDNCEHVVDAVADLVAFLVATCRDLRVVTTSRAPLKIAAERVYALGQLRPDDAVELFEERAVAARPNVALDEQAVAEIVERLDGLPLAIELAAAKARVMSVEDIARRLENRFALLRGGDRSAPDRHQTLIAVIDWSWNLLDDPERKALRWLSVFNDGFTYEAAEAMLGPTALESVESLVHQSLLSVHDSGSSVRYRMLETVREFGRMQLVDTGEDADAEEAQHSWMRSYAERHLFVLWGERQVDAMDALRIEEGNLADVLRRALAARDRETAVVVFAAVGCFWSIVGAHGRIIALIDALEDALDGWRPPPELVDLARVALAISLTNAVIAVPEAHRSARSMLRDLGAESKHPAIRAVCEVTLAFDPFDPDGSAERLESLAADPERYVAMQATQYHSHLLENDGDPAGAARAAERALALWQPDDGPWIAAILRTSLAQLLGQIGEFDEAAKYAVESIPVLDRLEAVDDAIQSRAVLLGQALAHGSSDQAERIFEEIERCDARRPGFATGSIITTGRAELLLVRGEIEAGLAAYRGAIEQSRTIRFPGLGDGYVGMEPWILAAESTALAAYALHTDDAGEDLWQLVSDKVERVSRPDRLHLDYPVLGVVLFGLGMWSLHRACVPAEDGVRLCVFADRFGYPRRMPTLAWDNAVAAAERFAPGALAKVSDEYADRRGPELLPEAREFILQTFPNHADT; from the coding sequence GTGCCCTTTGCACTCACCTTGCTCGACGGCGTGCGCTGGCGTGGCGAACCGCTGGTCGGCGAGCGTCCGCGCGCGCTCATCGAGGCGCTGGTCGAGGCCGGCCCCACCGGCCTGTCCACCGATGCCCTGGTCGACGCGGTCTGGGCAGACAAGCCTCCGGCGAACCCGACGAAAGCACTGCAGGTGCAGGTCTCGCGGGTACGCGCGGCTACCGACCAACGGCTGATCGAACGCTCGCCGGCCGGGTACCGTCTCGGCCTCGCTCGCGACGAGGTCGACTTACTCACCCACCGGGACCTGAGTGCGGCCGCCCGCGCGGCGTACGACGACGGCCAGCTCGACAAGGCGCTCGTCGCCGCGCGCCGCGGACTCGAGATCGGGCCGTCCGACGACCTGCGGTTGGTGGTCGCACTTGCCGGCAGCCGATCCGGAGACCACGCCGCGGCGCTGCCGGTCCTCGAGGAGCTCTTCGCGCTCGACCCGACCGACGATGTGCTGTCCTGCCTGCTGCGCAGCGAGGCAGCCGTACACGGACCCGCGTACGCGCTCGATCGCTACGAGCGCCATCGCCGCGAGCTCGCCGACCGGCTCGGCACCGATCCCGGTCCGGCCGTCCAGAGCGTCTATCGGGAGCTGCTCGCCGCCGACCGGCCGGTACGCGACGGTGTGCAGTACGACGGAAACGCACTGGTCGGCCGAGATACCGACGTGCGCGCGCTGCACACCCTCATCGCAAGTGCACGAGTCGTCTCGATCGTCGGTGCCGGCGGGCTCGGCAAGACCCGGCTCGCGCACGTGCTCGGCCGCGATGCTGAGCAGCCGGTCGTCCATTTCGTCGAGCTGGTCGGCATCGCGGCTCCTGAGGACGTCGTCGGCGAGGTCGGATCAGTACTGGGCGTACGTGACTCGATCGTGGCCCGCAAGTCGTTGACGCCCGAGCAGCGCGCCGACGTACGCGCGCGGATCGCGCAGCAGCTGTCCGTTGCGCCGAGCCTGCTCATCCTCGACAACTGCGAGCACGTGGTCGACGCCGTCGCCGATCTGGTCGCGTTCCTCGTCGCGACGTGTCGAGACCTACGGGTGGTGACGACCAGCCGTGCGCCGCTGAAGATCGCCGCCGAGCGGGTGTATGCGCTCGGGCAGTTACGGCCCGACGATGCCGTCGAGCTGTTCGAGGAGCGCGCGGTCGCGGCGCGGCCGAACGTCGCTCTCGACGAGCAGGCCGTCGCGGAGATCGTCGAACGCCTCGACGGGTTGCCACTTGCGATCGAGCTCGCTGCGGCGAAGGCACGGGTCATGTCGGTCGAAGACATCGCGCGGCGGCTCGAGAATCGGTTCGCCTTGCTGCGCGGGGGAGATCGAAGCGCTCCCGACCGCCACCAGACGTTGATCGCGGTGATCGACTGGTCGTGGAACCTGCTTGACGATCCCGAGCGCAAGGCACTGCGTTGGCTGTCGGTCTTCAACGACGGCTTCACGTACGAGGCGGCCGAGGCGATGCTCGGGCCGACGGCTCTGGAGAGCGTCGAGAGTCTGGTGCACCAGTCGCTGTTGTCGGTGCACGACTCGGGCTCGAGCGTGCGGTACCGAATGCTCGAGACCGTACGCGAGTTCGGCCGGATGCAGCTCGTCGACACGGGTGAGGACGCCGACGCCGAAGAGGCGCAGCATTCGTGGATGCGTTCGTACGCAGAACGCCATCTGTTCGTGCTCTGGGGCGAGCGGCAGGTCGACGCGATGGACGCTCTGCGGATCGAGGAAGGCAACCTCGCCGACGTACTGCGTCGGGCGCTCGCCGCTCGCGATCGCGAGACTGCCGTCGTCGTCTTCGCGGCGGTCGGGTGCTTCTGGTCGATCGTCGGGGCGCACGGACGCATCATCGCCCTCATCGACGCGCTCGAGGACGCACTCGACGGTTGGCGTCCGCCGCCCGAGCTCGTCGACCTCGCCCGGGTCGCGCTCGCGATCTCGTTGACGAATGCCGTGATAGCGGTACCCGAAGCCCATCGCTCGGCGCGCTCCATGCTCCGGGACCTCGGCGCGGAGTCGAAGCATCCCGCGATCCGGGCGGTCTGCGAGGTGACGCTCGCGTTCGATCCGTTCGACCCTGACGGCAGCGCGGAGCGCCTCGAGTCGCTTGCCGCAGATCCGGAACGGTACGTCGCGATGCAGGCGACGCAGTACCACAGCCATCTGCTCGAGAACGACGGAGACCCGGCGGGAGCGGCCCGGGCTGCTGAGCGCGCGCTCGCTCTGTGGCAGCCCGACGACGGTCCGTGGATAGCCGCGATCCTGCGTACGTCGTTGGCACAGCTGCTCGGCCAGATCGGCGAGTTCGACGAGGCCGCGAAGTATGCGGTCGAGTCGATCCCGGTACTCGACCGGCTCGAGGCCGTCGATGATGCGATCCAGAGCCGGGCCGTGCTGCTCGGCCAAGCGCTGGCGCACGGATCGTCCGATCAGGCCGAGCGGATCTTCGAGGAGATCGAACGCTGTGATGCGCGAAGGCCGGGGTTCGCCACCGGCTCGATCATCACAACGGGCCGCGCTGAGCTACTGCTCGTACGTGGTGAGATCGAGGCCGGCCTCGCGGCGTACCGAGGGGCGATCGAGCAGTCGCGGACGATTCGCTTCCCCGGGCTCGGTGACGGGTACGTGGGCATGGAGCCCTGGATCCTGGCCGCGGAGTCGACGGCGCTCGCGGCGTACGCCTTGCACACTGACGACGCGGGCGAAGACCTCTGGCAGTTGGTGAGTGACAAGGTGGAGCGAGTATCGCGCCCGGACCGGCTCCACCTCGACTATCCGGTGCTCGGTGTCGTTCTGTTCGGTCTCGGGATGTGGAGCCTGCACCGTGCGTGTGTGCCCGCCGAGGACGGCGTACGACTCTGTGTGTTCGCCGACCGCTTCGGCTACCCGCGGCGAATGCCAACCCTCGCGTGGGACAACGCGGTCGCCGCTGCCGAACGGTTCGCGCCGGGCGCACTGGCGAAGGTGTCGGATGAGTACGCCGACCGCCGTGGTCCCGAGCTCCTGCCCGAAGCACGCGAGTTCATCCTGCAGACCTTCCCAAACCACGCTGACACGTGA